In Exiguobacterium sp. 9-2, the genomic window CACCTTGACCACCTAACCGGTGACCTTTGACGTGACGATGACCTTTCAAGAATTCTTGGACACCTTGTCGCATCGCTCCCGTACCCAAGCCATGAATGACACGGATGTGATCGTAGTTCGATAACAAGGCTTGGTCCATGAAGCGTTCGAGCTTCGACAACCCTTCTTCGACACGCACGCCACGTAAATCCAGTTCAGCCGAAGGTGTCGATTGTTTCGTCACACTCGTTCCACCAGAGCGCCCTTTCGTTTGTGGACGTTTTGGTGTACTGCCAACCTTCGCGAGATCTTCCGGTTTGACGTTCACCTTCATGATGCCGACTTGGACGGTATACTCGCCGTTCGCCTGTTGGTTGATAATGTAGCCTTTTTGATTGAAGGTCGTGACTTTAACTTCTTCGCCTTTATCAAATCGCGGCGTTTGGTCGTATTTTGCTTTTACTTTAGCTATCCGCTTCTCTTGCAGACTCGGCTTCGCGTCTTCGAGTCGCTTCCGCGCCTCGATCAGTTCATGCTCTTTGACGGCACCAGCGTCTCGTAATTCCTTCAGACGTTTGATGACGCCTTCTGCTTCTTTTTGAGCGCGTTCGACCGCACGTGTTGCTTTTTCTTCCGCTTTTGCCAGAATTTCGTTTTTCTCTTCCTGGATCTCAGCTTGTTCTTGCTCGAACTGCTCTCTCTCTTCGACAAGTCGTTTTTTCTCTTCTAACAACTGTGCCTCTAACGTTTCAGCCCGCTGTTTCGCTTCTTCTAATCGTTCGATCATCGTCTCGACAGACTGTGCGTCGCTACCGATCTGACCACGTGCCGCGTCGATGATCCGGTCTTCGAGTCCAAGACGTTTTGAAATCTCGAACGCATTCGAGCGTCCAGGTACACCGATGAGTAAGCGATAGGTCGGACTGAGTGATTCGACATCGAATTCCATTGACGCATTGACGACCCCTTCTCGGTTATAGCCGTACGCTTTTAATTCTGAATAGTGCGTCGTCGCTGCCACACGTGCTCCGCGTCGCTTCACTTCATCAAGAATCGCGATTGCTAGGGCAGCCCCTTCTGTCGGATCCGTTCCCGCACCTAACTCATCGAACAGTACTAGACTCATAAAATCGATTTTTTCCATCATTGAGACGATGTTCGTCATGTGTGAACTAAACGTCGATAAGTTTTGTTCAATCGACTGTTCATCCCCGATATCGGCATAAATCGCATCAAAGACACTGAGCTCCGTCTCATCTGCAGCTGGCACGTATAGTCCCGATTGCACCATCAATTGCAAAAGACCGATCGTCTTTAAGGTAACTGTTTTACCGCCGGTGTTCGGACCGGTGATGACGAGTGACGTAAAATCCCCACCCAGTGATACGGTAATTGGTACGACTTCCTCTTTCGGGATGAACGGATGCCGTGCTTCCTTCAGAATGATATGGCGGTTTTCGTTCAAGCGTGGCTCGACCGCTCCAATCTGATGACCGTATAATGCTTTCGCCATGATGAAATCAAGTTCTGCTAATACATCCAGATTGATGCGTAGCGAATCGCCAACGCTACCGACAAGTGCCGATAGTTGTGCAAGAATTCGTTCGATTTCCGCCCGTTCTTTCAAACGCGCTTCTTGAATTTCGTTGTTCGCAGAGACGACAGCTTGCGGTTCGATGAACAACGTTGCTCCAGAAGCGGACTGATCATGGACGATTCCGCCGAACGCTTGACGATATTCTTGTTTGACCGGTACACAATAACGATCGTTTCGCATCGTCACGATGGCGTCAGACAGCATCTTCGCTTTACTACGTAAGACGTTATCGATTTTTGAACGAACTTGTCCTTCGAGCGAGCGTAACTGACTGCGTAACGCTCGTAATTTATCACTCGCTGAGTCTTGGACAGTCCCTTGATCGTCGATGGCATGGCGAATCCCCTGTTCGATCTCGACGAGCTTCGTGATTTGCTCGATTCGACTATCAAGGCGCGGTAATCGTAGATCCGCATGGTCTTCGTGTAGCCGTTCTTGGAACGCCTTCACTTGACGTCCCGAGTAGACGACGTCTGCGACGGCTAGAAGTTCACTCGTCGAGAGGACAGAGCCAATCTCTGCCCGTTTGACTTCACTTCGGACGTCCGTCAATCCACCGAACGGATAACGGTCACGCAACCGGTAGACCGTCGTTGCTTCCGTCGTGACAGCTAACAGTTCCTTGACCTGCTCGAAGTCTTCCGCCGGACGCATTGCCCGGACGAACTGTGCTCCGAGTGAACTAGCCGTGAAGGCGAGCATGTTTTCTTTTAACTTCTCATATTCTAAAACGCGTAATGCGTTGGCATTCATTTAATCCACTCCTAAACGTTTTCGACCGAAGAATTCGAGTGCTTCTTCAGCAGACCACGTATTGATGACATCAGACGCCTCCAAATAAGCTTTACGAGCATGGAGGACTCCAAGTTTCATATCTTCTAACATTTCTGGTCGGTGTGTATCCGTATTAATTAAAATCTTCACGCCGGCAGCCTTCGCTTTCGCAAGCGAACTTGCCGTTAAATCAAAACGTGCTGGATTCGCGTTCATCTCAAGCGCTGTTCCTGTCTCCGCTGCTAGTTCGATCAATCGATCGACATTGACGGCGTATCCTTCTCGTCTTCCAATGATTCGTCCCGTCGGATGAGCAATCAAGGAAACATAAGGATTACGACAAGCATTCTCGAGCCGCTGCATGATCTCTTCTTCCGTCTGATCGAACTTCGAGTGGATCGAGGCGATGACATAGTCCATTTCTTTTAAGAACTCATCTTCATAATCAAGTGATCCATCGGGCAAGATATCCATCTCGACACCACATAAAATTGTCATATCGGGATGTTTCTCGCGTGCCGCTTCGATTTCAATACGTTGTGCACGCAGACGTTCTTCCGTTAATCCATTGACGAATTTCATATATTTACTATGATCCGTGATCGCCATCCATGTATATCCGCGTGCAGCACAGGCATCGACTAGTTCTTCAACAGACAACGTACCATCTGACCATGTCGTATGCATATGAACATCGGCTTGAATATCTTGTTCCGTCAAGAGACGTGATAAATCTTGCTCGAATTCATGACGTCCCGCTCGTAATTCAGGCGCGATGAACGGTAAATCATATCGCGCAAACAATTCTTCTTCTGTGTTCGGTTGCACTAATCCTTGCTCGGTCTCGACACCATATTCAGAAATACTCTCTCCTCGCTCTTTTGCGAGTTGGCGCATCCGGACGTTGTGATCCTTCGAACCCGTAAAGTGATGTAATGTAGATGCATACGCCGCATCATCCACGATTCGGAAATCAACCGCGATATAATGAACGTCTCGTTTTAAGATGAGCGATACTTTCGTGCTGCCAGCTGCGATGACTTCATCGATGAGCGACAGTTCTAGAAGCTGCTCCTTGATTCGTTCCGGATCATCCGTTGAGAGAATGAAATCAAGGTCCTTACACGTCTCTTCTGCTCGACGGAAACTTCCTCCAACTTCAAAACGAATGATTGCCTCAAACGATGCAAGTGTCTGATTCAATTCAGCGACGATCTTTCGCATGACACCGTATGGTAATCGCTCCGGTCGTGTTTCAAACGTTTCAAGTGCTTTAACGTACTTCTCGACCGTCTTCTTGCCGAATCCAGGCATCGCTTCGACTGTACCATCTGCTAATTTCTCTGCAAAGGAATCTGCATCAATGACGCCGACTTCATGCAGTTTAGCGAGCTTTTTTCCACCAAGACCCGGAATCTTCAATAAGGCGATCAATCCTTCTGGCACTTCTTGTTCGAGTTCTGTCAGTGCCGTGCTCGTTCCCGTTCCCCGATATTCCTCTAGAACAGCAGCCGTTCCTTTCCCGATCCCCTTCATCGCCGTGAAATCCTCGATCGCCATGAAGTCAGCATCGTATGCTTCGAGAATACTTGCTGCTTTCCGAAAAGCATTAATCTTAAATGGATTTTCCCCTTTGACCTCTAGGTAGACCGATATCCGTTCCAAATGACGCATCGCATCTTGAATCGTACGCATGTGCAGTTCTCCCCTCAAAAAAAGCTCCCAATCGTGGGAGCCTGTTTATTTTATCAATCCAACTTGATCCATCAGCCAGTTCGCAAGAAGCGGGGTGTGCTGGATAATGAAGCTTGCTAAACTCGAGTCCGCGATCGCATCCTGTATCGATTGGATTGGAACGAATGCCGCTAAGAACAAGAGCAGGAAGATGAAGATGTACATCTCGATGAAACCAAAGACGCCACCTAACAACCCTTTGACTTGTTTTAGAATCGGAACATTCGTCAACGAATCAAACATCGACAATAAGATCGATAAGATGATTTTTGTACCGAAGAACAGGACGACGAACCAAAAGGCTTTGTAGAACACCTCATCGAGTCGTGCTGAACTTGGAATCGCGAACATCGTCAAATCGATTCCCGCATCATCCAGTGTAGACGGATATGGTACCCACAATCGGAATTTCGTAGCCAGTTCCTCATAGAACGACAGTGCAACGATGAAGGAAATGATCAGGCTGAGCAAATGACCGGCCTGCAACACAACTCCCCTTCGGACCCCTGTCATGACACCTAAGGCGAGAAGTAATAAGATAACGAGAGAAATCATAGTTTATAGTTCACCCAAATTCTTTTTAATTTTTACATAATCACTACCAATATTAAGCGCCGCTAGGACGGCGATTTGACGAACGTCGAGTTGTGGTGCTTGTTCTCGGATTTCTCGAATCTTCGTATCTACGAGGAGACCCACTTCGCGTACGTGTTCTGGCGACTCCGTTCCGACAATCGTATAATCATTGCCTGCGATATGAATCGTCGTCCGGTTCAACCCTTCTGAATCAGCCATTTTTCTGTCCTCCTCATACTTTGCTTCTTTCATATAGTACCATCATTTTCGTTTTAGGAAAAGAAGTCCCCCATCGGTCTTAAGGATGGTATGCTTAATCCCGGAAAGGGAGGTTATCCTATGGGAACGACCGTTTTACGCTTATCTAAAGAAAAACAGGACTTAGTCATACAGAACTTCAAACAGAACGAGACGAAGTCTCCTCCGTATGCCCGTTTTGCTGCTAAAATTCCTGGTTGTGTCATCACGATTTATAATTCTGGAAAAGTGATGTTTCAAGGACCGCAAGCCGAAGCTATCGCTACACGTTTCGGTACGGCTTCGCCGACTAAGTCGAAAGAACCACTTGTTTCAACGTTACCGAATGGTTTTTCGGAATGGTCCGTCGTTGGTAGTGACGAAGTCGGGAAAGGCGATTTCTTCGGTCCACTCGTCGTCGTCGCTTCCTTTGTTGATCGAAAGCAGATCGCACTTCTTCACGAACTCGGTGTCCGAGACTCCAAACATTTGAACGATATCGAGATTCGTCGAATTGCTCGCGATCTCCATGCTGTCATTCCGTACACATATCGTATTCTACATAATCCAGAATACAATCAGATGCAACGGTCGATGACTCAAGGAAAGATGACTGCCCTGATGCATAATGATGTAATCGAGCGGCTTCTTGACCAACTGGAGACGAAACCAGAAGCGATTTTAATTGATCAGTTCGCCGAAAAAAGTGTCTATTATAAACACCTATCTGGTGTCGTGAATCCTGTTCGAGAAAATGTCTACTTCTCGACTAAAGCGGAACAACTTCATGTTGCCGTCGCTGCTTCATCCATCATCGCTCGTGCGATTTTTCTTAAGGAAATGGACAAGTTAAGTGAGTCAACAGGTGTCGTCATTCCTAAAGGTGCTGGCGCCAAGGTTGACCAAGTCGCAGCTTCACTGATTTTACGTTATGGCTCTGACAAACTGCGTGACTGGACGAAAGCTCATTTTGCGAATACAAAAAAGGCACAACAATTAGCTACGAAACGAAACCGACCATGACCCTTGCGGAATGGTCGGTTTTTAAATGACGGATTCTCCTTCAGACAGCCGTTCTAGTTCCGCAAGCAGTATATGTTTTTCATTAAATGGAATCGTTTTAGTTCCGATTCGTTCCACCTCATCATGCCCTTTTCCGACAATGACGACGCGTTGCCCTCGATGTGCGAGATGCGCGGCTTGTACGAGTGCTTCATGACGAGACGTGTGACACCCAATTAACCGCTCTTTCGGAACATCAACAATTAACTCATCGATGATCTGATTCGGAGCCTCTGATCTCGCATCATGAACAGTTGCTATGATATGTTCGCAATATTTACTTGCGATTCGTCCCATCTCCGCTCGTTTTGATCGGTCACGCTCTCCAGCTGCACTCAAGACAATCGATAGCGACTCGCCTATATAAGTAAGTGCCTGTAAACATTTTTCCAGACCATCTGGGGTATGCGCATAATCGAGATAGATTTCGCAAGAAGTCCATTCCAGTCGTTCAAGTCGTCCTTTCGGTAACTCCAGTTCTGGAATATGACGAATCAGTGCATACAGATTGGCATTGCCTGCCCGCAATAATCCCATTGCTGCCGCTAAATTCGCCGCATTGAATTCACCAAGTAAAGCTGTCGGTACACGTGTCGTCGTCTCATCGATCCGGACATTGATGGTGTCGGTCAGCCATTCGACTGCGATTTGTGACGTCCGGTGTGGTTGCGTCGTATACCAAATAACTGGTTGCAAAGGTGCGGCATCTCGCATGACACGACTCCAACCGTCTTCTCGATTTAAGACGATGGTCTGTCCGTTTGACGCAGCAACTTGTTGAAATAACAAAGCTTTCGTCTTGGCGTACTCTTCCATCGAATGATGATAATCAAGATGATCATGCGATAAATTCGTAAAGGCTGCCGAATGGAAGGAAACTCCCTCGACTCTCCCTTCAGCGAGCGCATGAGAAGACACTTCAATAATACAATCCGTCACGCCTTGTTCAACCATCTCGAACAATAATCGATGCAGAATGATCGCTTCGGGCGTCGTATTTGGCGTCTCGATGAATTCTTCATCGATCCGTGCACCGACCGTGCTGATCATGCCGGCTTTCACACCAGTCGCCCGAAAGAGATCGTACGCTAATTTCGTTGTCGTCGTTTTTCCGTTCGTTCCTGTTACACCATAAACACGCATTTTTTGACTCGGTTGGTTATAAAAGCGATTCGCGACTTGACCCGCAAGTCGTTTTGTATCCGATACGATGATGATAGGAACTGGACAGTCGGGAAACGGGCGTTCAGCCAAAATCGCCACAGCTCCATTTTCGATTGCTTGATTGATATAATCGTGACCATCAACGGTGTAACCGTTGATACAAATAAACAGTCCATTCGGTTTGATTTGACGTGAATCGGTGGCGATATTCGTGATCAATGGATTGATTGCTTCATTTATAGGAATTGGCAATAATTCAGTCAGAAGCTTCGCTAGTCGATTCATGATGTACTCTTCCCTTCTTCTCTCTATGTCCAAATAGTCCAGTCAACTTATCGTAAGAGCAAGCACTCGATGTTTTAAGTTGAACAAATACCCTTTTACGGAACATACCCCGTTCGAGCATTGCTTAATCTTTTTCATTTAAGAATCTCATTCCTGTTAATACATGCACGAAGTTTTTTCATCTTGCACCTCTCACCCAGCTTTGATACACTCTTAAGGTTAACTAGTTAACTAAAGGAGAAATAAAAATGCTTTATACCCAAGAAGATGTCCTCGGACAATTATCCAAAGTGTCACGTCTCGTCAAACGAGAAGTTGATGCTACCTTAGCTCCATATTCCTTACATACGGGTCAATGGGCGCTATTGAAAGCAGTTGCGTTATTACAACCTGTTTCACAAGTTCAATTGGCACATTATTTGATCATCGAAAAACCAGCTGTGACAAAAACCGTTTCACGTCTTGAGACACTCGGATTCATCACTCGAACGAAAGAAGGACGAACACACTTCGTCTCGTTGACACCTTTAGCCATCGAACGGTTCGACCAAATCGACGCTGCTGTCCAAGAGACACATCAACGATTACTTGCCACCTTCCCCCTTACCGATCAGCAACAACTCGGTGAATGGATGACACACTTACTCACTCTACATCGACAGGAGGAATCCTCATGACCACTCGATTATTTTCACGTCATTACGTCATGACGTTGGTCATCAATCTATTGCTCTTCATCACGTTTTACCTACTCAATGCCTCACTGCCTTTACTGGCTGCTAAGCAGTTTCCAGTCTCTGCTTCAGCACTCGGATGGATTGTGACTAGCTTCATCCTGGCAACGGTCTGTTCTCGTCCATTGATTGGTCACTGGTTGGATCGTTACGATTTGAAGCGCGTCTTGATGATCTCTGCGACTCTCTTTACAATGATGAGCATTTGTTACCTGCTCGTCCTACCACTGGAATCATTCTTCTATTTGATCATCATCCGTATCATTCATGGTTTTAGTTTTGGGATGTTGTCTTCTTCAATCAGTCTCGCTGTCACGACATTGATCCCAAAAA contains:
- the polX gene encoding DNA polymerase/3'-5' exonuclease PolX — its product is MRTIQDAMRHLERISVYLEVKGENPFKINAFRKAASILEAYDADFMAIEDFTAMKGIGKGTAAVLEEYRGTGTSTALTELEQEVPEGLIALLKIPGLGGKKLAKLHEVGVIDADSFAEKLADGTVEAMPGFGKKTVEKYVKALETFETRPERLPYGVMRKIVAELNQTLASFEAIIRFEVGGSFRRAEETCKDLDFILSTDDPERIKEQLLELSLIDEVIAAGSTKVSLILKRDVHYIAVDFRIVDDAAYASTLHHFTGSKDHNVRMRQLAKERGESISEYGVETEQGLVQPNTEEELFARYDLPFIAPELRAGRHEFEQDLSRLLTEQDIQADVHMHTTWSDGTLSVEELVDACAARGYTWMAITDHSKYMKFVNGLTEERLRAQRIEIEAAREKHPDMTILCGVEMDILPDGSLDYEDEFLKEMDYVIASIHSKFDQTEEEIMQRLENACRNPYVSLIAHPTGRIIGRREGYAVNVDRLIELAAETGTALEMNANPARFDLTASSLAKAKAAGVKILINTDTHRPEMLEDMKLGVLHARKAYLEASDVINTWSAEEALEFFGRKRLGVD
- the zapA gene encoding cell division protein ZapA, producing MADSEGLNRTTIHIAGNDYTIVGTESPEHVREVGLLVDTKIREIREQAPQLDVRQIAVLAALNIGSDYVKIKKNLGEL
- the rnhC gene encoding ribonuclease HIII → MGTTVLRLSKEKQDLVIQNFKQNETKSPPYARFAAKIPGCVITIYNSGKVMFQGPQAEAIATRFGTASPTKSKEPLVSTLPNGFSEWSVVGSDEVGKGDFFGPLVVVASFVDRKQIALLHELGVRDSKHLNDIEIRRIARDLHAVIPYTYRILHNPEYNQMQRSMTQGKMTALMHNDVIERLLDQLETKPEAILIDQFAEKSVYYKHLSGVVNPVRENVYFSTKAEQLHVAVAASSIIARAIFLKEMDKLSESTGVVIPKGAGAKVDQVAASLILRYGSDKLRDWTKAHFANTKKAQQLATKRNRP
- a CDS encoding UDP-N-acetylmuramoyl-L-alanyl-D-glutamate--2,6-diaminopimelate ligase, whose translation is MNRLAKLLTELLPIPINEAINPLITNIATDSRQIKPNGLFICINGYTVDGHDYINQAIENGAVAILAERPFPDCPVPIIIVSDTKRLAGQVANRFYNQPSQKMRVYGVTGTNGKTTTTKLAYDLFRATGVKAGMISTVGARIDEEFIETPNTTPEAIILHRLLFEMVEQGVTDCIIEVSSHALAEGRVEGVSFHSAAFTNLSHDHLDYHHSMEEYAKTKALLFQQVAASNGQTIVLNREDGWSRVMRDAAPLQPVIWYTTQPHRTSQIAVEWLTDTINVRIDETTTRVPTALLGEFNAANLAAAMGLLRAGNANLYALIRHIPELELPKGRLERLEWTSCEIYLDYAHTPDGLEKCLQALTYIGESLSIVLSAAGERDRSKRAEMGRIASKYCEHIIATVHDARSEAPNQIIDELIVDVPKERLIGCHTSRHEALVQAAHLAHRGQRVVIVGKGHDEVERIGTKTIPFNEKHILLAELERLSEGESVI
- a CDS encoding CvpA family protein, producing the protein MISLVILLLLALGVMTGVRRGVVLQAGHLLSLIISFIVALSFYEELATKFRLWVPYPSTLDDAGIDLTMFAIPSSARLDEVFYKAFWFVVLFFGTKIILSILLSMFDSLTNVPILKQVKGLLGGVFGFIEMYIFIFLLLFLAAFVPIQSIQDAIADSSLASFIIQHTPLLANWLMDQVGLIK
- a CDS encoding MarR family winged helix-turn-helix transcriptional regulator — translated: MLYTQEDVLGQLSKVSRLVKREVDATLAPYSLHTGQWALLKAVALLQPVSQVQLAHYLIIEKPAVTKTVSRLETLGFITRTKEGRTHFVSLTPLAIERFDQIDAAVQETHQRLLATFPLTDQQQLGEWMTHLLTLHRQEESS
- a CDS encoding endonuclease MutS2, which produces MNANALRVLEYEKLKENMLAFTASSLGAQFVRAMRPAEDFEQVKELLAVTTEATTVYRLRDRYPFGGLTDVRSEVKRAEIGSVLSTSELLAVADVVYSGRQVKAFQERLHEDHADLRLPRLDSRIEQITKLVEIEQGIRHAIDDQGTVQDSASDKLRALRSQLRSLEGQVRSKIDNVLRSKAKMLSDAIVTMRNDRYCVPVKQEYRQAFGGIVHDQSASGATLFIEPQAVVSANNEIQEARLKERAEIERILAQLSALVGSVGDSLRINLDVLAELDFIMAKALYGHQIGAVEPRLNENRHIILKEARHPFIPKEEVVPITVSLGGDFTSLVITGPNTGGKTVTLKTIGLLQLMVQSGLYVPAADETELSVFDAIYADIGDEQSIEQNLSTFSSHMTNIVSMMEKIDFMSLVLFDELGAGTDPTEGAALAIAILDEVKRRGARVAATTHYSELKAYGYNREGVVNASMEFDVESLSPTYRLLIGVPGRSNAFEISKRLGLEDRIIDAARGQIGSDAQSVETMIERLEEAKQRAETLEAQLLEEKKRLVEEREQFEQEQAEIQEEKNEILAKAEEKATRAVERAQKEAEGVIKRLKELRDAGAVKEHELIEARKRLEDAKPSLQEKRIAKVKAKYDQTPRFDKGEEVKVTTFNQKGYIINQQANGEYTVQVGIMKVNVKPEDLAKVGSTPKRPQTKGRSGGTSVTKQSTPSAELDLRGVRVEEGLSKLERFMDQALLSNYDHIRVIHGLGTGAMRQGVQEFLKGHRHVKGHRLGGQGEGGHGVTIIELK